One genomic region from Methanotorris formicicus Mc-S-70 encodes:
- a CDS encoding ATP-binding cassette domain-containing protein encodes MEYVIEVENLTKKFGNFYAVKGISFKVKKGEVFAFLGPNGAGKTTTINMITTLLKPTSGTIRVAGYDAIKNPNEVRKKIGIVFQDTTLDRELTAYENLYIHGRIYGYRGEELRKRIDEMLKFVELKEHANKVVKYFSGGMVRRLEIARALIHKPEILFLDEPTVGLDPQTRMHIWDYIKEMKEEHDMTIFLTTHYMEEAENLADRIAIIDNGRIIAIGTVDELKSIVGDDIVYLKFNNGNYEKIKDILTEHFGNCKMINGIFEIKVKNATETIPKIFEITLKNNLEILEVSYRKPTLNDVFIHLTGKSIKDEGGKFDFKKIIAKKRGFA; translated from the coding sequence ATGGAGTATGTGATAGAAGTAGAAAATTTAACAAAAAAATTTGGAAACTTTTATGCAGTGAAGGGCATTAGTTTTAAGGTTAAAAAAGGAGAAGTTTTCGCCTTCCTGGGACCTAATGGAGCAGGAAAAACAACTACTATAAACATGATTACAACCTTGTTAAAGCCAACATCTGGCACTATAAGAGTTGCTGGCTATGATGCTATCAAAAACCCAAATGAGGTTAGAAAAAAAATAGGCATTGTTTTTCAAGATACAACATTGGATAGGGAACTAACTGCCTATGAAAACCTCTACATCCATGGAAGAATTTATGGTTATAGGGGAGAGGAATTAAGAAAAAGAATAGATGAAATGCTAAAATTCGTTGAATTAAAAGAGCATGCAAATAAAGTAGTTAAATATTTTAGTGGGGGGATGGTAAGGAGGTTAGAAATTGCGAGAGCTTTAATTCACAAACCAGAGATTTTGTTTTTGGATGAGCCAACTGTTGGTTTAGACCCTCAAACAAGGATGCATATTTGGGATTACATTAAAGAGATGAAGGAAGAGCATGATATGACTATTTTCTTAACAACCCACTACATGGAAGAGGCAGAGAACTTGGCTGATAGGATTGCCATTATAGACAATGGGAGAATCATTGCCATAGGAACTGTTGATGAACTAAAATCCATTGTTGGAGATGATATAGTTTATTTAAAGTTTAATAATGGAAACTATGAGAAAATAAAAGATATATTAACTGAACATTTTGGTAACTGCAAAATGATTAATGGAATTTTTGAAATAAAGGTTAAAAATGCAACTGAAACAATCCCAAAAATCTTTGAAATCACTCTAAAAAATAATTTAGAGATTTTAGAGGTTAGTTATAGAAAACCAACATTAAATGACGTATTTATCCATTTAACTGGGAAGTCCATTAAAGATGAAGGAGGAAAATTTGATTTTAAGAAGATTATTGCAAAAAAGAGGGGTTTTGCATGA
- a CDS encoding ABC transporter permease — MNVIVTMAYRQIKRFLRAKSRVIGTLLHPIVWIAFFGLGWSRALNFPQAREIFGGVDYLTYLVPGVVAITIFTTSFMSGMSVIIDKDYGFLKEILVAPVSRSKAIFGRILGDSITSLLRGMIILTICMFITSINVSAVIPVLILGILLAWTFSSIGIAFALRMSSLEGFGLVMNMLTLPLMFLSGAFYPVDALPAWIRIFSYVNPLTYAVDGMRYFLIGTSKFPITFDFIVLGILCIICLGIGMHSFEKTTIE, encoded by the coding sequence ATGAATGTAATAGTAACAATGGCATACAGGCAGATTAAGAGATTTTTAAGGGCAAAATCAAGAGTTATTGGAACTCTATTACACCCAATAGTTTGGATTGCATTCTTTGGATTGGGTTGGAGTAGAGCATTAAATTTTCCTCAAGCAAGAGAGATATTTGGAGGAGTTGATTACCTCACTTACTTAGTTCCTGGAGTTGTTGCAATAACAATCTTTACAACAAGTTTTATGAGTGGGATGTCTGTTATTATTGACAAAGATTATGGATTTTTAAAAGAGATTTTAGTTGCTCCAGTCTCACGGAGTAAGGCAATATTTGGAAGGATTTTGGGGGATTCAATAACTTCCCTGTTAAGGGGAATGATTATCTTAACAATTTGTATGTTTATTACCTCAATAAATGTCTCTGCAGTTATTCCAGTTTTGATACTTGGAATTTTATTAGCATGGACATTCTCATCTATTGGCATAGCATTTGCATTGAGGATGTCAAGTTTAGAGGGATTTGGTTTGGTAATGAATATGCTCACCCTCCCACTAATGTTTTTAAGTGGGGCATTTTATCCAGTTGATGCATTACCTGCATGGATAAGAATCTTTTCCTATGTAAATCCACTAACTTATGCAGTTGATGGGATGAGATACTTTTTAATTGGAACTTCAAAATTCCCAATAACCTTTGATTTTATTGTTTTGGGGATTTTGTGTATTATCTGCTTGGGGATTGGAATGCATTCTTTTGAAAAAACGACTATTGAGTGA